From a single Merismopedia glauca CCAP 1448/3 genomic region:
- a CDS encoding DUF4351 domain-containing protein: MSKVYDLHNELIRQAKREPQKLTDSDLPNLWILTPTLAAQTLTGFGAITEIEVWGSGVYLLPALQKTAIIVIHQLPVTPATLWLRLLGKGNVQARAIEEVAALPTDSPYRGNALDLFSDLRAILSSKPDIETEERELIMQLSPLYLEQIRSAEQRGMEQGERELIIRLLTKRMGNLSSSVLDQIQLLPVAKLEELGSALLDFQGMEDLTMWLASNS, from the coding sequence ACGGACAGCGACCTACCTAACTTGTGGATTTTAACTCCCACCCTAGCCGCACAGACATTAACGGGCTTTGGTGCTATAACCGAAATAGAAGTATGGGGCAGTGGCGTTTACCTGCTACCAGCACTTCAGAAAACAGCCATCATTGTCATCCATCAACTGCCAGTCACTCCAGCTACACTGTGGTTGAGGTTGCTGGGGAAAGGAAACGTCCAAGCGCGAGCTATAGAGGAAGTAGCCGCATTGCCAACAGATAGTCCCTACAGGGGGAATGCGCTGGATTTATTTAGCGATCTGCGGGCTATCTTATCCTCAAAGCCAGATATCGAAACAGAAGAGCGGGAGTTAATTATGCAGTTATCGCCATTGTACTTGGAGCAGATACGCTCCGCCGAACAAAGAGGGATGGAGCAGGGCGAACGGGAGTTGATTATACGTCTATTAACGAAGCGGATGGGCAATCTCTCGTCCTCAGTCTTAGACCAAATCCAATTGCTACCTGTAGCTAAGTTGGAGGAGTTGGGATCTGCTTTGTTAGATTTCCAAGGAATGGAAGACTTGACGATGTGGTTGGCAAGCAATAGTTAA
- a CDS encoding DUF6753 family protein: protein MKRLSQKTKDLLDTCLSAESPSVKAKVYEIIALSDLDPSDPMFLVLALTGQMRVLLEAAPADLERLLSEWKSQSSNSLEEIERAIEKVKRTQQQQADTMKQTLDVVSSDCVRDIKEVGMAAVSAISEANRETLKQAQDAVVEARRLKDEVLSARRAVDEDLKKQQEEFADLSEKIEVSKQGMERGSAQMHRAYVGIKNLQKNIVWLEFANWFSPLTALLIAFLVGAGCGWWAMWLKYNDDANVLGRNLVQWNLDRVLKCQEDDNPKCTIWIVPPQPKKK from the coding sequence GTGAAAAGATTGAGTCAAAAGACTAAGGATCTGTTGGATACTTGTTTGTCGGCTGAGTCGCCGTCAGTTAAGGCTAAGGTTTATGAGATTATTGCCCTGAGCGACCTCGACCCGTCAGATCCGATGTTTTTGGTGTTGGCTTTGACGGGACAGATGCGAGTGCTGCTAGAGGCGGCTCCGGCGGATCTGGAGCGGCTTTTAAGTGAGTGGAAGTCTCAGTCGAGTAATAGTCTTGAGGAGATCGAACGGGCGATAGAAAAGGTGAAAAGAACGCAACAACAACAAGCCGATACTATGAAGCAGACGCTGGATGTGGTTAGTTCTGATTGCGTTAGGGATATTAAAGAGGTAGGGATGGCTGCGGTTAGTGCTATCTCTGAGGCGAATCGGGAAACTCTGAAGCAGGCTCAAGATGCAGTGGTTGAGGCTCGGAGATTGAAAGATGAGGTGCTGAGCGCCCGCCGCGCTGTAGATGAGGATCTCAAAAAACAACAAGAAGAATTTGCGGATCTCTCGGAGAAGATCGAGGTGTCAAAGCAGGGAATGGAGAGGGGGTCTGCCCAAATGCATCGGGCTTATGTGGGAATTAAGAATCTGCAAAAAAATATCGTCTGGCTCGAATTTGCCAATTGGTTTTCGCCTCTGACGGCTTTGTTAATCGCTTTTTTGGTAGGTGCTGGCTGTGGCTGGTGGGCGATGTGGCTTAAGTATAATGATGATGCTAATGTTTTGGGGCGTAATTTGGTGCAATGGAATTTAGATCGGGTGCTTAAGTGTCAAGAGGATGACAATCCTAAATGTACTATTTGGATCGTACCGCCACAGCCAAAGAAGAAGTAA
- a CDS encoding mobilization protein MobD-like protein has protein sequence MEPDLITESGEFQPVGWSEFKTDWGTYMATIHLGDGEKGGVGKSLFVRTFIQYRLERGLPFVAVETDRSNPDVAGIYKDLCQYAVFTEDEKQADKADRIFEMAIEKPVIINLAAQSHRAVKGWIEKNQLFELGREYKVGFCKWFVTNGGYDSLKLFTQSLTSYESKMQHILVRNWGMCDDWEHVEGDKALNKLIKKYKVLVIDFPKLAYRERNLIDQKRLRFDEALQDKEITIVGRQRVANFLKAAYAAFDKTGVAL, from the coding sequence ATGGAGCCAGATCTGATAACTGAGTCGGGAGAGTTTCAGCCAGTTGGTTGGAGCGAGTTCAAGACAGATTGGGGAACTTATATGGCAACTATTCATTTGGGAGATGGCGAAAAAGGTGGGGTGGGTAAGTCTTTATTCGTCAGAACTTTCATTCAGTACCGACTGGAGAGAGGTTTACCTTTTGTGGCTGTGGAGACAGATAGATCTAATCCCGATGTGGCGGGGATATATAAGGATCTATGTCAATATGCGGTGTTTACGGAAGATGAAAAACAGGCGGATAAGGCAGATAGAATCTTTGAGATGGCAATTGAAAAGCCAGTGATTATTAATTTGGCGGCTCAATCCCATCGGGCGGTGAAAGGTTGGATTGAGAAAAATCAATTGTTTGAGTTGGGACGAGAGTATAAGGTGGGGTTTTGTAAGTGGTTCGTGACTAATGGAGGTTACGATAGTCTCAAGTTATTTACTCAGTCGCTAACGAGCTACGAATCTAAAATGCAACATATCCTGGTTCGCAATTGGGGTATGTGCGACGACTGGGAACACGTTGAAGGGGATAAGGCGTTAAATAAGTTAATTAAAAAGTATAAGGTTTTGGTAATAGATTTTCCGAAGTTGGCTTATAGGGAAAGAAATCTTATCGACCAAAAGCGGCTGAGATTTGATGAGGCGTTGCAGGATAAAGAAATTACTATTGTAGGCAGGCAAAGGGTGGCTAATTTCCTCAAGGCTGCTTATGCTGCTTTCGATAAAACGGGGGTGGCTCTGTGA
- the mobV gene encoding MobV family relaxase, producing the protein MAYGICRIQKLKAGSLNGSGRHTNRESPTPNADPQRQHIRIIGAPDTKDIPNLETLVRQHIGEQTIRKNAVLAVEFLLTASPEYFRPDDPARSGYYDPQRLESFQQQACQWLVDRYGSRIVRAELHLDESTPHIHAYLVPLDDKGKLNCRGLLGGSRHRLSELQDDFASSMAPLGLQRGIKGSKAKHTEISKYYAAINSAPQANLDLATMQQLVADRERAIQKSARMERTAQALAEKIARSEALIESLENQKDAAAQTAKQWQTKYLDLANRVRDLPLEKVANELGLEPDPKSPHKWQHSNHTINITGSKFYDWQHLKGGGGAIDLVMHVKECKFPQAVAWLNHRFGESATLEAVTYRAREIIQTEPVPQFTPPPAQENHWQQLKTYLTRQCRLPSSLIDNLHHQGLLYADNRANAVWLRRTIDSSTINGATLQNTAGGDSTSMELAIGSERHAGWFHFQMGGQSGEPINRAILVKSPLDAISFAVLDRTESRPTIYLSTDGTAVVPVEFLQTLPQASVIVAYPNDTEGNIMAQKVMEQLPDCRRKTPKAQDWNSDLQKMLNLELPRSQRQVEPKSNQGLSL; encoded by the coding sequence ATGGCATACGGAATTTGTCGCATTCAGAAACTCAAAGCAGGTTCCCTCAACGGGTCTGGCAGGCACACCAACCGAGAAAGTCCCACCCCCAACGCCGACCCCCAAAGGCAGCACATCCGCATCATCGGCGCACCCGATACCAAAGATATCCCCAACCTAGAAACATTAGTCAGGCAGCATATAGGTGAGCAGACCATTCGCAAAAACGCCGTCCTCGCCGTTGAATTTTTGCTCACAGCCAGCCCCGAATACTTCAGACCGGACGACCCAGCCAGATCTGGATACTACGACCCCCAGCGACTCGAATCATTCCAGCAGCAAGCTTGCCAATGGCTGGTTGATAGATATGGCAGCAGAATCGTCAGAGCCGAACTGCATCTCGACGAATCCACCCCCCACATCCACGCCTATTTAGTCCCCCTAGACGACAAAGGTAAATTGAACTGTAGGGGCTTGCTGGGCGGAAGTCGCCATCGGCTCTCGGAACTGCAAGATGACTTTGCTTCATCTATGGCTCCCTTGGGACTGCAACGAGGCATCAAAGGCAGTAAAGCCAAGCATACAGAAATTAGTAAATATTACGCGGCTATCAACTCAGCCCCCCAAGCAAATCTCGATCTGGCAACCATGCAACAACTAGTAGCAGATCGAGAACGAGCCATTCAAAAAAGCGCCAGAATGGAACGAACGGCTCAGGCATTAGCTGAAAAAATAGCCCGCTCTGAAGCTCTAATTGAGTCCCTAGAAAACCAAAAAGATGCCGCAGCCCAAACAGCCAAACAATGGCAAACCAAATACCTCGACCTAGCCAATCGAGTGCGGGATCTTCCTTTAGAAAAAGTTGCCAACGAACTCGGTCTAGAACCAGATCCCAAATCCCCCCATAAATGGCAGCACTCAAACCATACCATCAACATCACTGGCAGCAAATTTTACGACTGGCAGCACCTCAAAGGAGGAGGGGGAGCCATCGACCTAGTAATGCACGTCAAAGAGTGTAAATTTCCCCAAGCCGTAGCCTGGTTAAACCACCGCTTCGGGGAATCAGCCACCCTCGAAGCAGTTACCTATCGAGCCAGGGAAATTATTCAAACCGAACCAGTCCCTCAATTCACTCCACCCCCTGCTCAAGAGAACCATTGGCAACAGCTAAAAACCTACCTCACCCGCCAATGCAGATTACCCAGCAGCTTGATAGATAACCTGCACCACCAGGGATTATTGTATGCAGATAACCGAGCCAACGCCGTCTGGCTGCGCCGTACCATCGATAGTTCTACTATCAACGGTGCCACCCTCCAAAATACCGCAGGAGGCGACAGCACCTCAATGGAATTAGCCATTGGCTCCGAGCGCCATGCCGGATGGTTTCACTTCCAAATGGGGGGACAATCCGGTGAGCCAATTAACAGAGCCATCTTAGTAAAATCTCCCCTCGATGCCATATCATTTGCCGTATTAGACCGCACCGAATCTCGCCCGACGATTTATTTATCTACAGATGGAACTGCTGTAGTTCCCGTAGAGTTTTTGCAGACTCTACCCCAGGCATCAGTCATCGTCGCCTACCCCAACGACACCGAAGGCAATATCATGGCGCAAAAAGTCATGGAGCAGTTGCCCGATTGCAGGCGCAAGACACCCAAAGCCCAAGACTGGAATTCGGATCTCCAAAAGATGTTGAATTTAGAGCTACCAAGGAGCCAGCGACAGGTGGAGCCGAAGTCGAATCAAGGGTTAAGCTTGTAG
- a CDS encoding type II toxin-antitoxin system RelE/ParE family toxin, whose protein sequence is MDDKRIPASFYQTEAGNEPVRDWLLGLTQEERKIVGTDIKTVEYGWPIGMPTCRPLGKGLYEVRSNLPNRRIARVFFCIYEERMVLLHGFIKKTQKTPKPEWDLALERKSKLEAQQDGEP, encoded by the coding sequence ATGGATGACAAACGCATACCCGCTAGCTTCTACCAAACTGAAGCAGGTAACGAGCCAGTCCGCGATTGGCTCTTGGGACTCACTCAAGAAGAACGCAAGATCGTCGGTACTGATATCAAGACAGTTGAGTACGGCTGGCCCATAGGGATGCCTACCTGCCGTCCTCTGGGCAAAGGACTCTATGAAGTTAGGTCTAACCTGCCTAATCGCCGCATCGCTCGCGTATTTTTTTGCATCTATGAAGAGCGAATGGTTTTGCTACATGGATTCATTAAAAAGACGCAAAAAACCCCCAAACCTGAATGGGACTTGGCATTAGAACGTAAAAGCAAACTGGAGGCACAACAAGATGGCGAACCATAA
- a CDS encoding helix-turn-helix domain-containing protein, translated as MANHNPHIGSTLDDLLEEEGLLSEANALALKRVLAWQITQEMAAKKMTKKAMASAMNTSRSALSRLLDPENTSVTLHTMERAATVMGKRLHLELIDGKKKTAAP; from the coding sequence ATGGCGAACCATAACCCTCATATTGGCTCAACTCTCGACGATCTTTTAGAAGAAGAGGGATTGTTAAGCGAAGCCAATGCTCTAGCTTTGAAGCGAGTTCTAGCTTGGCAGATTACCCAAGAAATGGCAGCCAAGAAAATGACTAAAAAAGCAATGGCATCGGCAATGAATACCAGTCGCTCTGCTCTATCTCGACTTCTAGATCCAGAAAATACCTCTGTTACTTTGCATACGATGGAACGAGCAGCAACCGTCATGGGCAAGCGATTGCACCTGGAATTAATTGATGGCAAGAAAAAAACCGCAGCACCTTAG
- the parA gene encoding ParA family partition ATPase, with protein MAAQVIAVVNQKGGAGKTTVSMNLAGSFANRSHKVLVVDADPQGTATRWAASASDDQLFPASVIGLSAANTKVHREVKKFIDDYDWIIIDCPPAADSPVPQSALLIADLALVPLIPSPLDMWAAVGIREVIHNVSGINETLKARLVLNQYQGNTSLAKEALNILSEFGIELCQTRIASRQVYRQSAVFGRAVQGFGAKGKEAIDEIESLTDELVKVLERTAIIDG; from the coding sequence ATGGCGGCTCAAGTTATCGCGGTAGTCAATCAGAAGGGCGGGGCGGGGAAAACCACCGTCAGCATGAACCTGGCTGGTTCTTTTGCCAATCGCTCTCATAAGGTATTGGTGGTTGATGCTGACCCCCAAGGGACTGCTACTAGGTGGGCAGCTTCCGCCTCAGACGACCAACTTTTCCCAGCTTCAGTTATCGGACTGAGTGCTGCCAATACCAAGGTGCATCGAGAGGTCAAGAAGTTCATTGATGACTACGATTGGATTATTATCGATTGCCCCCCTGCGGCGGATTCCCCCGTTCCTCAAAGTGCCCTGCTGATTGCCGATTTAGCCCTAGTTCCCCTGATTCCATCCCCTCTCGATATGTGGGCGGCAGTGGGAATCAGAGAAGTCATCCATAACGTGTCGGGTATTAACGAAACTCTGAAAGCTCGTTTAGTCCTCAACCAATATCAGGGAAATACATCTTTGGCTAAGGAAGCTCTCAACATCCTGTCTGAATTTGGCATCGAGCTATGTCAGACTCGTATTGCCAGCCGTCAGGTCTACAGACAGTCTGCGGTGTTCGGACGCGCGGTTCAGGGTTTTGGAGCTAAGGGGAAGGAAGCTATTGATGAAATTGAAAGCCTGACCGATGAGTTAGTTAAGGTTCTCGAACGAACCGCGATTATCGATGGCTAA
- a CDS encoding AT hook motif protein has protein sequence MPVQEDIYFELQDSKTSNGNNDSESVAKKRGRPSKNKSQLDNPARKAGRPPKREEEKYKSTHICFHPKIVEWAKAEAKRRGVGYQSVINETLLEHITSHITS, from the coding sequence ATGCCTGTTCAAGAAGATATTTACTTTGAATTACAAGATAGTAAGACTTCTAACGGTAATAACGATTCAGAAAGCGTAGCCAAAAAAAGGGGAAGACCCTCTAAGAATAAGTCGCAATTGGATAACCCAGCTAGAAAGGCAGGAAGACCGCCCAAAAGGGAAGAGGAAAAATACAAATCGACTCATATTTGCTTCCACCCGAAGATAGTTGAATGGGCAAAAGCTGAAGCTAAAAGGCGTGGAGTCGGCTATCAATCAGTTATTAACGAGACGCTACTCGAACATATTACTTCCCATATCACTTCCTAA
- a CDS encoding NB-ARC domain-containing protein, with translation MNTKKQKRQRGVLLTHEGLQKIQNARLELELQENYGKRFTFEQLSARTEADINTLKKVLDGKQKVDKRTLERIFIAFNLELTESCYSNSILNHRLDLGEAICTSAFYGRTQQLTLLEQLLCQERCRLVAVLGMGGIGKTSLSVKLAEQVKDRFEYVIWRSLREAPPFKVIVANLIQFLSDDENQEINLPESVSETVSLLIDFLRNHRCLVILDNLESILLSGSRSGKYREGYEDYGDLIGRVGEVTHQSCLLLTSREKPKEVASLEGEALSIRSIRLDGLLDFDCHEILKVKGLSGTKDECKAIIERYAGNPLALKIVATTIKDVFDGNVTEFLRQDTVVFGDMRDILSQQFERLSDLEKDIIYWLAINREPIGISELQDDIVSSIPIANLLEAVESLVRRSLIEKTASLFTLQPVVMEYVTNRLIEQVCEEIVTENIDLFRCHALLKATGKDYVRDIQVRLIIQPVIDGLLAVLRSKRNLENQLNQILASLRDTLLLGQSYTAGNILNLFCHLETDLTGYDFSSLSVWQADLRNVKLHDVNFQNADLAKSSFAETFGGVVSVAFSPDGKLLATGDTNSEIRLRQVTDGKQILTCKGHNSWVLSLAFHPNGVIFSSSSADATIKLWDVQTGQCLQTLQGHDNEVWSVAFSPNGKLLASGSDDRTIKLWNISTGECLRTFQGHVSWVHSVAFTLDGQSLISGSDDETIRLWNISTGECVKTFQGHSDGIRSIAISPDGRMLASSSEDQSVKLWNISTGKCLKTLQGHSNEIYSVAFHPQGDLLASVSHDQSVKLWNISTGECLRTFQGHSSWVYSVAFSPQGDLLASGSYDQTVRLWNITTGQCLRKFQGYTSQLLSVAFSPDRQILVSGSHDSLVRLWNLETDRVLRTIQGHLAAVWSVTFSPDGQTLASGSEDRTVRLWDANTGQCLQIFRGHHALVWSVAFSPDGQVLASSSEDRTVRLWDIKTGQVVRILQEHLGAVWSIAFSPDGQTLASGSHDQTVKLWDLGTGQCKNTLVGHKSWVWSVAFSPDGKLLATTSPDRTIRLWSIDRNECLKVLEINGWLQLVVFSPDGNILGGCSRDLTIQLWDVNKNRCFKALQGHTGRIWSLTFNRDSRTLVTCGEDETIKQWDIETGKCLKTLRAEKPYERMNIREVTGLNTSTIATLKALGAFE, from the coding sequence GTGAACACAAAGAAGCAAAAACGTCAGCGTGGTGTCCTTCTCACCCATGAAGGTTTGCAAAAAATTCAAAATGCCAGACTTGAATTGGAATTACAGGAAAATTATGGAAAAAGGTTTACTTTTGAACAATTGAGTGCGCGGACTGAAGCAGATATTAATACACTTAAAAAAGTGTTAGATGGCAAACAAAAGGTTGATAAGCGAACACTTGAACGTATATTCATAGCTTTTAATTTAGAACTGACTGAAAGTTGCTATTCAAACTCAATTCTGAATCATCGCCTAGACTTAGGAGAAGCCATTTGTACCTCAGCTTTTTATGGGCGTACCCAACAATTGACTTTGCTAGAACAATTGCTCTGTCAAGAACGCTGTCGATTAGTTGCAGTATTGGGTATGGGGGGAATTGGTAAAACTTCTCTGTCTGTAAAGCTGGCAGAGCAAGTTAAAGATCGATTTGAATATGTTATATGGCGAAGTCTTCGAGAAGCTCCACCTTTTAAAGTTATAGTAGCTAACCTGATCCAATTTCTATCTGACGACGAAAACCAAGAAATCAATTTGCCAGAAAGTGTCAGCGAAACAGTCTCGCTACTGATTGATTTTCTCAGAAATCATCGTTGTTTAGTGATACTTGATAATCTGGAGTCAATTTTATTGAGTGGTTCTCGGTCTGGAAAATATCGAGAGGGATATGAAGATTATGGTGATCTGATCGGACGGGTAGGAGAGGTAACTCACCAAAGCTGTTTATTGCTAACAAGTCGGGAAAAGCCTAAAGAAGTAGCATCATTGGAAGGAGAAGCCTTATCCATTCGCTCAATTAGACTAGATGGTCTTTTGGATTTTGACTGTCACGAAATTTTAAAAGTCAAGGGATTATCTGGAACCAAAGATGAATGCAAAGCAATTATTGAGCGATATGCAGGTAATCCACTAGCTTTGAAGATAGTCGCTACAACAATCAAAGATGTTTTTGATGGCAATGTTACTGAATTTTTGCGACAAGACACCGTTGTTTTTGGTGACATGCGCGATATTTTATCACAACAGTTTGAGCGCTTGTCAGATTTAGAAAAAGACATAATATACTGGCTGGCAATTAATCGCGAGCCAATTGGGATATCAGAATTACAAGACGATATTGTTTCATCAATACCAATAGCTAATTTACTAGAAGCTGTCGAATCTCTCGTTAGGCGATCGCTGATTGAGAAAACAGCATCTCTTTTTACACTACAACCTGTAGTTATGGAGTATGTGACGAATCGATTGATAGAGCAAGTTTGTGAAGAGATTGTTACTGAAAATATAGATTTGTTCAGATGCCATGCTTTGCTGAAGGCAACAGGGAAGGACTATGTGAGGGATATTCAAGTTCGCTTGATTATTCAACCAGTTATAGATGGGCTGCTTGCTGTTTTGAGAAGTAAAAGAAACCTGGAAAACCAGCTAAATCAAATTTTAGCCAGCTTACGAGACACATTACTGCTAGGACAAAGTTACACAGCAGGGAATATTCTTAATTTGTTTTGTCATCTGGAAACAGATTTAACCGGCTACGATTTTTCTTCTCTGAGTGTTTGGCAAGCAGACTTGCGGAATGTGAAATTACACGATGTTAATTTCCAAAATGCAGATTTAGCTAAATCTAGTTTTGCGGAAACTTTCGGTGGTGTTGTATCAGTAGCCTTTAGTCCTGATGGTAAACTTTTGGCTACAGGTGATACTAACAGTGAGATTCGGTTACGGCAAGTTACTGATGGGAAACAAATTCTCACTTGTAAGGGTCATAATAGCTGGGTTCTATCGCTGGCTTTTCATCCTAATGGCGTGATTTTCAGCAGTAGTAGTGCAGATGCCACCATCAAACTATGGGATGTGCAAACAGGTCAATGTCTGCAAACTTTACAAGGACATGATAATGAGGTTTGGTCAGTCGCCTTTAGCCCGAATGGGAAGCTACTGGCTAGTGGCAGTGACGATCGCACTATTAAGTTATGGAATATTAGCACTGGTGAATGCCTTAGAACGTTCCAGGGACACGTAAGTTGGGTACACTCGGTTGCTTTTACTCTAGATGGACAGAGCTTGATTAGTGGTAGTGACGACGAGACTATTAGGCTATGGAATATTAGTACTGGTGAATGTGTCAAAACTTTTCAAGGACATAGCGATGGGATAAGGTCAATTGCTATCAGCCCAGATGGTCGGATGTTGGCAAGCAGTAGTGAAGACCAAAGTGTTAAGTTATGGAATATTAGTACTGGTAAATGCCTCAAAACTTTACAGGGACATTCCAATGAAATATATTCGGTTGCGTTTCACCCACAGGGCGATCTTTTAGCAAGTGTTAGTCACGACCAAAGTGTTAAGTTATGGAATATTAGTACTGGCGAATGCCTCAGAACTTTTCAGGGACATTCAAGTTGGGTGTATTCAGTTGCTTTTAGCCCACAAGGGGATCTCCTAGCTAGTGGCAGTTACGATCAGACGGTAAGGCTATGGAATATCACTACGGGGCAATGCCTGAGAAAATTCCAAGGCTATACTAGTCAATTACTTTCAGTTGCTTTTAGTCCGGATCGTCAAATATTGGTTAGCGGCAGTCATGACTCTTTAGTAAGGTTGTGGAATCTTGAAACCGATCGAGTTTTGAGAACTATCCAAGGACATCTAGCAGCAGTTTGGTCAGTCACCTTTAGTCCTGACGGTCAAACTCTGGCAAGCGGTAGTGAAGATCGAACAGTGAGGTTGTGGGATGCAAACACGGGTCAGTGCCTGCAAATTTTTCGGGGACATCATGCTTTAGTTTGGTCAGTCGCCTTTAGTCCCGATGGTCAAGTTCTGGCAAGCAGCAGCGAAGATAGAACAGTAAGGTTGTGGGATATTAAAACTGGTCAAGTCGTAAGAATTCTTCAAGAACATCTAGGGGCAGTTTGGTCAATCGCCTTTAGTCCCGACGGTCAAACTCTGGCTAGTGGGAGTCACGACCAAACTGTAAAGTTATGGGATTTGGGTACCGGTCAATGCAAAAACACATTGGTGGGTCATAAGTCTTGGGTTTGGTCGGTTGCCTTCAGTCCAGATGGGAAACTACTAGCAACTACCAGCCCTGATAGAACAATAAGATTATGGAGTATTGATAGAAATGAATGCCTGAAAGTTTTAGAGATAAATGGTTGGTTACAGTTAGTAGTTTTTAGTCCAGACGGTAATATTCTAGGAGGTTGCAGTCGAGATTTAACTATTCAGTTATGGGATGTTAATAAAAATCGATGCTTCAAAG